The Eleutherodactylus coqui strain aEleCoq1 chromosome 13, aEleCoq1.hap1, whole genome shotgun sequence genome includes a window with the following:
- the LOC136588450 gene encoding oocyte zinc finger protein XlCOF29-like, which translates to MVLSPADPSGMERDKNDKILKLTLQIIYLVTGEDYMVVKKTSDECETPSSPTDDSEGYSKTQISIKVPPSYSILHEKDNEQKILDLANKIIELLSEEGEDFLEEREDLEEREDYLEDHEDVYQNVTMEDQPTLISSDGTSDKLPLERCPSPAYSQDGPEENDTEDNQEDEVEVLRSTKDLL; encoded by the exons ATGGTACTTTCCCCAGCTGACCCATCGGGGATGGAGAGGGACAAAAACGACAAGATATTGAAACTCACCCTGCAGATAATCTACCTggtgaccggagag GATTACAtggtagtgaagaagacatcggATGAATGCGAGACCCCCAGCAGCCCTACTGATGACTCTGAAGGATACAGCAAGACCCAGATTTCCATCAAGGTGCCACCTTCGTATTCAATATTACATGAGAAGGATAATGAGCAGAAAATTTTGGACCTCGCCAACAAGATTATTGAGCTTCTGTCTGAAGAG GGCGAAGATTTTTTAGAAGAACGTGAAGATTTAGAAGAACGCGAAGATTATTTAGAAGACCACGAGGATGTGTATCAGAATGTCACCATGGAGGACCAACCAACGCTGATATCCTCAG ATGGAACCAGTGATAAATTACCACTagagagatgtcccagtcctGCTTATTCCCAGGATGGCCCAGAGGAAAATGATACAGAAGACAATCAGGAAGATGAAGTTGAGGTCTTGCGAAGTACCAAAGATCTACTCTAA